From the genome of Colius striatus isolate bColStr4 chromosome 15, bColStr4.1.hap1, whole genome shotgun sequence, one region includes:
- the BRK1 gene encoding protein BRICK1: MSVQEDPVQREIHQDWANREYIEVITSSIKKIADFLNSFDMSCRSRLATLNEKLTALERRIEYIEARVTKGETLT, from the exons ATGTCGGTGCAGGAGGACCCGGTGCAGCGGGAGATTCACCAGGACTGGGCCAACCGCGAGTACATCGAGGTGATCACCAGCTCCATCAAGAAAATCGCGGACTTCCTCAACTCCTTCG ACATGTCGTGCCGGTCCCGGCTGGCCACCCTGAACGAGAAGCTGACGGCGCTGGAGCGCAGGATCGAGTACATCGAGGCCCGG GTCACCAAAGGCGAGACGCTGACGTAG